The Alkalinema sp. FACHB-956 sequence GCACTTTGCCATTGCTGGTCACAATATTTTGTGAAACGGTGACGGTCAAGTTAGACGGTTGGGGTTCATTCTTGCCGAGGAGAATCCGATCGGCTTGCTCATAGCGCACAGGAATGGAGGTTCCCGCTGCAATCCGAATCTGTTGGGGGGTGGGGCGATACCCCACAATGTAAGGCGAGGAAATCGTTGCAGTTTGGCCCGTGGTGTTCAGGGCTTGATAGATGAAGGCCGCTACCTCAGCACGGGTTGCAACGCGGTTAGGATTGAGCTGATTGATATCGGGATAGTTAACCACCATGTTCCGGGTAGTGGCTGCTGCAACGCTCGATCGTGCGTAGTTAGGAATATTATCGCCATCTCGATAGGTTGCTAGAATCGTGTCAGGGTTCTCAGAGCTGGTGTAGCGTAAACCGTTGGACAGAGACACGATCGCTTGGGCCCGGGGAATATTTTCATTCGGACGGAATTCCCCACTGGGATAGCCCGCCAAGAAACCCGTTGTATAGGCATTTTGAATGGCTTGGTAGCCCCAATAGGAGGTTGAAACATCCGTAAAGGAGGTTGTGCCCCGTACAGAAGGTGCGTTGAAGGCGTTGCGAATCATGGCCGCAAATTGTGCCCGAGTCACGGGCTCGTTGGGACGGAAAGACCCATCGGGAAAGCCCTTAATGACATTTCTGGCAGACAGTTCTTGAATAAAGCCAGAAGCCCAATAATCACTAGAAACATCGGAAAATGCAATGGAATTTTGGGCGTGGGCTGGCTGAACCTGAACCATGGGAGCGGCTGCGCCAGCCACGAGACCGAGAGCTAGAGAGAGGGAAATACCGGATTGAAGAGAGCGAAGCATATTTTGTTAACTCATTGAACACTGCATTTACTCCCTAGGACGGGTGGGCTCTGGCCAGGTTGCTCAGCCTAGGCCACTTTTCCAACTGGTTCAGTCGGCCAATTGGGAGGTGTAAAAATGACCGCAGTATCTACGTGTTTTCCAGGAGATGGCTGGATGGTTGCCAATCTGCTAGGGTACGATCCCGTAGTTGCTTCAACCTAGGGTTTACATAGCGTTATCCGGTTGCTGTGTTAAGGATAGATTAAAGCTCTAATAAAGATGATGAAAATACGGATATCGCCCTGAACGGGTCACTTTATACTGGATCTACTTAGAGAAAAGTGTGAGTGAGTGACAGTGCTGTCTCCGAAATTAGATGCTTCTGACTTGTGTTCTCTTCATGTCAGGGCGTGGATGAATGAGCACTAGCTGTTTATCCACTTAAATTGACCTTGATCTACACTCAGATTTATTTCAACGCAAAACTTTCTACACTCAAATCTGTTCACAATCCTGTAGTCACACTTTATTTGAACTTCCACACCCATAAATCACATACTTTCCATTGGCTGTAATTTGTACAGACCGTTAATCCATGTAATTAACTCATGTAATTGGCTCGAACTAACTTGCATAAATAATTGTTCTTCGTGCTTACCATGGGAGTGATTCAGCATCAGTGCTTTGCTGTTCATGACACCTTGAGTTGTGTGATTTATGTTTT is a genomic window containing:
- a CDS encoding S-layer homology domain-containing protein, giving the protein MLRSLQSGISLSLALGLVAGAAAPMVQVQPAHAQNSIAFSDVSSDYWASGFIQELSARNVIKGFPDGSFRPNEPVTRAQFAAMIRNAFNAPSVRGTTSFTDVSTSYWGYQAIQNAYTTGFLAGYPSGEFRPNENIPRAQAIVSLSNGLRYTSSENPDTILATYRDGDNIPNYARSSVAAATTRNMVVNYPDINQLNPNRVATRAEVAAFIYQALNTTGQTATISSPYIVGYRPTPQQIRIAAGTSIPVRYEQADRILLGKNEPQPSNLTVTVSQNIVTSNGKVLIPAGSQVAGQLVVAEGAAQFVAQELVMANGNRMALRATSEKITETEVIRKGASAGTIVKDAALGAAAAAGIAAVTGDRNIKAWEVLSGAGAGAIAGVVFGGDKVELISIKPNTDLNLELNQDLLLPQ